The stretch of DNA TTCAACACGTCTGAAATAGAAAAGTATGGTTGGGAGTAGGTAAAATCGCCAATCAAAGTGAGTGTTTACTTGCTGTGAGGTCTGAGAGTTCGGCTGAGGTGAGTGTTTTCATCCGGAGGCAAAACTGTTCCATTCTGCAGCATTTTTAATATGAGACATGAGCGCGTCTACAACTGTTGTGTGCTTTATGCCTTGATGATTTGCACCGTGTCCTCCTTGCCGTCGTCCTCTGGCGAAATAGCACACGTCCTACAGAGCGGTTCAAATCCTCGGGCGAACCACCACTGCTAAACAACTGCGACAACAGCATTGACGCAAAAGTCACAAACACATCAGTCCTCCGTTGCTCCTGCTGAGCTTATATGATTGTAACTAATGTTGAATGTAGTTTTACAAATACATGATGTTTAGCTAATTATATCACTACAGGAAATTAATTATATCACCAGACAGGTAAAATGAGGTAAAACACAGGTAAAATGAGTATATAGAAACTGTTTTTGTGGGTCAATGacataatatattcaaaaaggCAATAAATACATTGACTTGAATACAGATCTCCTATGATAAGCATGTTTTagatttgaaattaaaattcatttttgatatttttttgggGCACAAAGACAGAAATTTCAGGATGACACCGTATTATAACATCCACTCTCTTAATGTCATAATGAAGAAAATGGcatcattatgattatttttaagaaaacgTTAAGTAGTTTGGCATAATAGTTTATTATCATGTGGTCTAACAATGTTAAGACCCTCACGAACCTgaccagtaaaaaaaaacaacaaaaaaaaaaaaaacaattttcactcagaaattgataattttcttaaataattacaaagaaattacAACTTACACACTGAGTTAAACATGAAATGttaaagtagaaagactgatctttgttttatttataacctaaaatcattttttacagtgtatattcaCAAGTATTCAGGgtgtaacaaaaatattatttttttatttgcctGATTGTTACACAACAAgacatttaatgcaattttttttttttttaagtgttagtttttttttgttttgtttttaaaaaaaactgagacCAACATGAGTAAAACGAACACATTTCTTAGCATGATTTACTGTCACGTACTGCACTGACACTCAAGTTGAAGATCCAAATGCAGCTTTAGGACAATCCAGAATCATAATGACAATGGGTCAAACAGTCCAAACATAGAACAATGTCCATTAGACAGGCAAACAGGGAAATATGGGAAGCCAGACAGAAAATCAAAACACGGGTAACCAGCAGGAGAGCGCTCAGACATGCAGTGTAACACTTAACAAGTCTTCACAATGAATGGCAGAAAACACAGGGCTTATATAGGCAGGGTTAACCAGAATAATGAGACACAGGTGGAAGTAATCAAGCATAATGAGTCCAGGCAATGggttgtgggaaatgtagtccatggTGAAATAACCAAGATGgaaggagtgccctctggtggaaaTCAAGGGCACTGCAGCTGGTGGATGTAGCATTTACGCCACTGACTTTTGCATCAgtccctttttattttattctctcTGAAACGAGGAGGTTTTTAACAGCTGGAGAAATCCATCCATTAGCATGTGCGTTCATCTTAATGGCAGTTGCTTGGCTGGATCGTGGATGTGCTTGGAGgggatgatgatgaagatgaagataaaGTAATTAGCAGTTCTAATAGCATTTTATGTTTTGGCAGTCATGACTGCGACGACTCAATCCCGTGACTGACGTCCCCTGTGTTTGACAGTTTCAGCCCCGTGTCGTCGGAGGCCTCAGTGCACGCGAGGTGCAGGCTGAGCGACGGCGGACGGCAGGCTGGAGACAGCGAAGGACGGAGAGGGTGTTTGGCTGTTTGTGTAATCGGAGTGACATACAGGTCCTGGCAGCCATGGTAGCGGTGACTGCGAGGGAAGGCAGCGCTGATGGATCTGTCAAGCGTGTGTCCGTCGCGTGTGTGTCACAGCAGGAGTGTGTTTCTGCCCCTCCTTTGTAGATCTTGCTGCCTGTTTGTTTTGGCTAAAGAAAGAGGAATTGTTTTGTGGAGTGAAAGGGTGCAGTGAAACAGAGAGAAGGTGCAGTTATGCTCTTGGTTTTGAGGTGACTGTTGATTCTGTTTGTTTAACTGGGacgggcttttttttttttttttataaagaatttAAGATTTGGCTTCATGAAAATCATGAAAGTTTGACTTGAACTGGTCACTTGCTATGAGGCGTTGAAATGGAAATTGGACTGAAGCCATAGGAAGAGGAATATACTGAATATACAATTCAAAACATTCACACAACAGAGGCATTTCATGgcaaatattcatttatttagacaaattGGGTTTGTTTGTTCACTGATAAGTAGATAtttcattgttgttgttttctcaaacatatatatatatatatatatatatatatatatatatgatcagGGCTGAAtaatcctgtcaatcaaaaggggcTGGAAAAACATGTCAGGCTGAAActtatactgtgtgtgaagaaaatgtctCTTGTGAACAATTTAGGGTTGTCAGAGTTAAGGCTCAATTTGACTCAAAGgctcaaattctgtccattttatcatgaaatttgaaCAATAAATGGAAATTTGaagctcttaaatgtgacgtgacagatcgctgtaacgCCTCAGTTTAAGTGGCAGCGCAGAGCACAAGTCTTTTTCCAAGTTATAGCatgaaaaaacatgcatgaacatcagaaggtatgttgaaagagacagtacaacttaccaaatCATATGTAATCGTTCAGTCCATGTTTCAAACACAGAAAGATGCCAACAAAAAAAAGCTTGTGAACCATATGCATGTTCACAGTTCGTTATTAGCTAttaaaaacactagagaggagcttatttactggcaattatatatgtatatttgaatacatttgccatgaagacaactGTTTATGAAAATTACCttttatttgagtgtatttattatatcttaaaataaatagcagTTAAATATAATAGTTTAGGCTCTGTTGTTAAATTTAACCTGTAATGTTATAGtaatgtaccaaatgagagaTTTGGGAGATATTTTTTCTCCTTAAGAAAATCAAACTATCGGTATTGACAGACGTCATtatgaataatcggctatcggtatcggtggagaaatttagtatcgatgcatctctttatatatatatatatactgttgtgttaatgtgttaatgtatttaaatgtatatgttgCGTATGTGTTAATGTACATGTATATTTTCCTGCATATGATAACATGCTCATGCTTAATACACACTGAATTCATACGTTTACAGTTGTTGTAGGAATTTCTACATCCATAAATTCAATTTCAAttgattttctttttgcttTCATAATGAAAAATCAACAACTGAAAGAGATTCTCAGTTCAGTTTCTCACAGCGCTGCTATAAAGGGCCGTGTTGTGTTACGGATGTTTTTGAGGTGTGATGGTGTGTGTCTTTCACAGAGAGAGGGTGACTTTATAGACTACTAGATATCTCATAAACATTATGGATCTCCATTGCAAGAGAATATTCAGCAAAGGCATAAAGACGCTGTAAAATGTGAAATCTGTCATGTAAATTCAACTACAGGAGGAATAAATCATTGTGGATTTTATAGCTTTATTTCATATCCCCACAAAACACCATGGGACTATTAAACTAGGCTCACTATTTAAATGATAAAGGTACTGtacttttatatattacattttttttttatttcattattgttattgtatactaatacatatacagtactgATAACTCAGACAGACCACATATTAAGTCAGACCAACACGTACTCAGTTCATAAAACATGTTGCAAATCAAGAAACAAGGACAGCTGAagtttgtggatgtttgctaacagtaGGAGGCGTTTTATCGATTAACAGTTCATTTCAGCGAGAGCGCTGGTGACAAACATCTGCGCTGTGACAGCGGTGAAATATTCACCTTTGAGCTTTAATGTGCAGGCTGTGAGGTTTAATGCATGCAGGTGTTGATGCCCTGTGTTTAATGCACTGCAAAGGCTAATTGCCTGGCGAGGGTTTACTCGACCCATTCTCTTTTAAAACCCCAATTATTCAACACTCAAATGGTCAAAGTACAGGAGCCTCGACCGTATCCAAACCTCCCACctgtgtgcattaaaatcatgGATGGCTGGCCATTATAAGCTACTAGAGAACAAAGCTGACAAAGTCAATCAGATGCATAAGGAGGGAATAGTCAGTTGTACAGTCAACGTTGCATTGGGTAACAAGCATTCTAATACAGTGAAGTCTGACTATCATCCTTTGATAGTCAAGTGAAAACAGCCAGTCCTCTGCGGGACGTGGAGTCAGCTAGGGTGGAGAAGTGAAGAGGTCTGTctttgtttaaatatcacagCCTACTTCTGCTGTTTACTCTGCCGTAAATGAGCAAAGAAAGGCAGAGCAGGGGGGAGAGATTGCGAGAGGGACTGAGGGAGTAACAGCAGTACACAGACACAATCATCATGCATCTTTTTTGGGCAGGTTAGAGACCTCTGTGTAATCTGCATAACATTAGAGgattgtgtacacacacacacacacacacacacacacacacacacacacacacactgagcaaGACAACCTCTCAGATGAAAATGTTATTGCTGTTGTGTTGCACTGTATCCTCTGGAGAAATAAAATAGACATGAAGTTATACAGCTAATGTGGACAGCACTGCTCAGATCATTTAGTTTTTCGAGGAAAGCATCTACTATAtaatgaagtgtgtgtgtgcgtgtgtgtgtgtgtgtgtgtgtggtccggGTAAACTATATGTTATGGGGACCCCTCATGGATAGTAATAccagtcatttttgaccttGTGAAATGAATTCTTTAAATAAGGACACAGAGAGACTGGAACTGTGTCTATCCTACCTTGCAGCTATTTCTCAATGATAATAAATCCCTGATGGAAGGAACAAAATGCTGAAATATGCTGAACCATTGTGATAGGAAACCAAAGAAGGACACATTTGTAGATTTCTTGCACCGCTACAAAATGAATGGCCTCCCATGTGATGATTGCAATagcattttacagtaaatttaactttaaacagTAATAGATGATGTTTGAATATCTTTCTGTCCCCCTTTTTTTCAGGCAAGCCACCACAGGTTAATAGGGTGACAATTTTAACTAATAGATATCATCATACTTCCACAGTTAAttaatcacagtacattaacatttaaattttgtattacaagtttaaacatgcaaatgaggcattatgtaattaaaaaaaggaactaatttacatatatttccagaacagaaatctgaacattgaATAAAGCCAGATTCAAAAGTGTTGTTgatctaaaaaatgctgggttaaaaacaacccaagttgggttgaaaatgaacaaacccagggttgttttaacccagcggttgggttaaatgtttgcccgacatgctgggtagttttatttaactcatctattgtttaaaaattactataaagCTGGCTTAAAgtgaacccaaaataggctggaaattaaaaatcagacacataattactagaggcaacaataataatcaaaaggtgaacatttactaaaaagcaatttaatacatgtttattatctcattattatttattaaagttattaataaatgttccatttattaaacatattaataaatgttaatttccaacatgcTTTAGGGTtattttaagcaaacaatacagtaatttttaaacatttcacccaaccactgggttaaaacaacccaactgctgggtgaaaacaacccagttgctgggttaaagcaacaccaccgctgggttaaaatagcccaattgctgggttaaagcaacaccaccgctgggttaaaatagcccaatcgctgggttaaagcaacccagttgctgggttaaagcaacacaaccgctgggttaaaataatcCAGTCGCTGGGTTAGAGCAACCCAATGGCTGAGTTAAAGCAACCCACCCCAACCCAATCACTGCGTTAatacaacccaatcgctgggttaatcCAATCCAATCGCCGGGTTAAAGCAAcacaaccgctgggttaaaatagcccaatcgctgggttaaagcaacccaattgctgggttaaagcaacaccaccgctgggttaaaatagcccaatcgctgggttaaagcaacccagttgctgggttaaagcaacaccaccgctgggttaaaatagcccaattgctgggttaaagcaacacaaccgctgggttaaaataatcCAGTCGCTGGGTTAGAGCAACCCAATGGCTGGGTTAAAGCAacacaatcgctgggttaaagcaacacaactgctgggttaaaatagcccaatcgctgggttaaagcaacccaatcactgggttaaagcaacccaatcgctgggttaaagcagcccaattgctgggttaaagcaacacaaccgctgggttaaagcaacacaaccgctgggttaaaatagcccaatcgctgagttaaaGCAACCCACCCCAACCCAATTGCTGCAATAAagcaacccagtcgctgggttaatacaatccaatcgctgggttaaaacagcccaattgctgggttaaagcaacccattcactgggttaaaacaacccaactgctgggttaaaacaacccattcgctgggttaaagcaacccaaCCACTGgaataaaacaacccaaccgctgggttaaagcaactcagtcactgggttaaaacaagccaatcgctgggtttgtccattttcaatccaactttgttttcaacccagcattttttagagtgtatgataTATAAAACAGGCACATCATATATGGACAAACTCCTCTGTAAAAGCCTTCAGAATTTAGAAAGGaataaaactgtttggtttatatagaaagtgaaaaataaacaaaataaacactcaaatatgtattttagatatttttgttgttgttgttgtttttgtttgttttttgtactaTAACCTTTTAAATAAAGGTATAACCTTTATACCACCCAAGCTGATCAATGACTATTTGATGACCATAATAAATGTTGAATAATATCttgcatatttcatatttttaatgcatatcAAATTTTTCTAACCAACAAATTTATGTCTGTATAAACCACCTTTGCTGTATAGTCATTTGGCCTTGATAGTCACAAAAAAAATTTCACTGTAATGATTAATTATGACTTATATATTAAACTTTCATTACACTTTTTCTGCCTTTCAATCTGCCTTCCGATCCTCGTCgtatgttaacatgttttatgtCTGTACTGTTTTCATGCACACCAAAGCAAATTCCTTGTATAATTATACTCCAAAGTCTGTATAAAGTATTCATATGGATGATAATGCATTATGTGTGCTTGCCCTTCATTTGCCGCAGAAAGGCAGCAGTGCAGTACGGTTAATTTTTACACACTGTGTCAAATACCCAGAGCAGCCTGTGTCCTCTCTGAAATATTAATGAATCCTGTCGatatgcagagagagagagagagagagagagagagagagagagagagagagagagagagagatgccaGGGTAAAATGTTGACCATGTTGACATTTCATCTTCGCCTAATTAGAACCGCTTTGAGGTGTTTTTAACCACATTTTTGTCCACTTGCACTGAAATTCATTCATGCATTGCAACGAATTCAATTCATATCCATTTATCCCATGCAGAATAAATCCATTTATTCTCGCATTGTCATAATGACACAACACAGCACAGCATCACGTTGTCAGCGTGTTTCTGGAATTAAACGCGAGCATGGGGCATCCTAAGGAGGCGGCTGCGTGTAATCATCCTCCGTTTTCCCTGTAATCCTGCCCGTGCTGTGTTTGACTCACTGGCTGAGACTGGGAAATAAAAATATCACTGGTCTCAGCCACGGTGCAATATTTGGACGTCTGTCATGCCTTTCCGTTTATACGTGAGATGCATGTCTATATCCAAGCGGGCAAATGCACATGGCTCTAAAAAGCCGGTGCAAACTAAAGTGAGTGACTGCTTTAGTGCTGTTCTTAGTTAGTTGTCTGGATAATGGCTCTCTCTTGAGGGTTTCCGTGActctgttttctgtgtgtaatGGAGAGAGGGAGCTTAAGCTCGCCTGAATGCATCACACTGCCGCTACACCATCTCGCACTCAAGCTCTCCTGTGTCACACTTTACCCGGACTGAAGCTCAACGTTCCCTCCTACTGGTTGAGAGAGGTAAAGTACTCCTGGTGATGGTTGTTATAGTCAGAGATCCCTTGGCAGATAAACCGCAGGCCTGAACCTCTTGATATTCAGGATGGCTTTGCGAGCAGTGaaaaataattgcatttatGTGCTTTTAcataaaagttattaaaatggAATGGTATGCACACGCAATAAACAAAGAGCCACAAATCAGATATTAGCATTCTTGCGAAAGCAATGGCATAGAATAATCATTCATATTCTCACAGCCTTTTTTATCGCCTCGCTGTAACCACATATGAATTTCCAGGGGGGCAGAGGCGGGTGTCAAATATCCTGACTTTCGCACAGCGAGGGCTATTAAAACCAGCCGGCTCTGAGGGCGATGTCCTCCAACTCTTTCTCTCCTTTTCGTGTTCTTTCTCATTggttttgtgtgaaattatagCAGCCCCtcctcttcatctctctctcctgcTGCAGATCCTGCGTATGTTATTGAAGGCAGAGACAGCAGTTTTATATAACACGAGAATAGATGCCTGCATTAACACATCCAGACTGCGCGATAATATCTAGTAATCTTGTGTACAACATCAGCTTTGGTGAAATTAAATAAGCAGTTTCTCAGTCTCGAAGCGACTGTGCCAGCACCAGAAACATTATCTTTAAAACATGCAGGTAACGCTTGATAAAAGATGgagttcacctaaaaaaatatatatgttatcatcatttacttatcCTCATGATATTTCAAAACTATATGACTTCATCACAATAGGTGTTGTGTAGCAAAAGACCTGAGCTACTTTTTCCCCATGGAATGTGAGTGGATCAAACAcagtaatgaagaaaaaaaagtatcaaaagtTGTTAACGGGATTTGTGCACTATATATTCAAAGCTTTATGTGAGGAATTTAATTTGATATGATTCCCTGAGAATCTTGCTTGACAGCCATTCACTTctgttgtatggaaaagagaagCTTTGACATTTTACTATGAACTCATTTTCTGCTCAGTGGGAAAAAAgagagtcatacaggtttgtgaGCCCGTTCCTCTTCAGAATAAAAAATCAAACAGGTAATGGTGAGATCaagtttaaaatatgaaatagtaACATtttaggatatttttttactttgtttagaAGTGGTCAGGTTTAGGGTAAGCTTATGACTTATCTTACTTTTCCAGATACAGGAACAATCAATATACCATACATCTTTTTTATGCATACATTATTATCTAGAATATCTAGCGTTATGATCATGTTGTTTATGATTATGCATTCAGATAGtgacactaatatatatatatatgcatttatatattttacagaacaagttgtatattatttatacgATTTTCAATAAGAATTTTCTTAGTATCTGCTTATTCtatttatcaatgttggaaCCATTAAAGAAGAAACCACATCTTCCAAACTTAATTTCTGGTTTAAAAAAGGGGAAAGGAATGGATGCAAAAGTGCACAGAtcattgtgagttataaacacgtttttatttttttttttttttttttttttttttataaacacatGTCttgtactgtccctttaaacaaTACAGCTAGAAGAATGGTTTCATGCATAAGTTTGCAACTGCAGATGTAGAAAAAGCATACATCATGTTGTTGGAAAAATGTTAATGTGCTAATTTAATTAGGGAAATGTGCATAAGGAGCGAATACAAGTCCAGTTGGGCATTTGCTAATTTTTTTGATACATGCAAGTAGGTATCACACAGTATAACCTCACAAGAAGCTGCGATGTCTGCTCAGTTTTACCTTTTCCTCAATGTGTCCAACAATCTTTGCATGTTTAATACAAACATTctcttaaatgtgcatgtgagagtttgtgtgtgtgtttgggaagGTTAAAGTGTGTTGAGAAAGACTCCCAGACAGAGGGAAGATACTCAGCATGAGAGCTTAAGCGTTTTTCTCTGTGCTCTGATTCCTGCAGGAGTGCACCCATGGAGCGACTGCTGCTGCTGTGCCTGGCTCTGTTCTCCATGCCATCCTATGCCATGCTGTGCCCCAAACGCTGCACCTGCCAGAACTTGCTGCCCTCGTACACCGTGCTGTGTGCCAAAACCGGCCTGCTATTCGTACCACCTAATATCGACCGGCAGACCGCCGAGCTGCGACTGATGGACAACTTCATCACCACCCTGCGCCACAGAGATTTCGCTAACATGAGCAGCCTCATACACCTCACGCTCTCCCGGAACACCATCAGCCAGATCCAACCGTACGCCTTCGCCGACCTGCAGGATCTGCACGCGCTGCATCTGGACGCAAACCGGCTGACGGTGCTGGACGACACCCATTTGCAGGGGTTGGTGAATCTGCGCCACCTTATACTTGCAAATAACCAGCTTCACAGCATCTCAGATGGAGCCTTTCAAGATTTCCTAGAAACTCTCGAGGATCTCGATCTTTCTTATAACAATCTGGTGGATTTGCCGTGGGACACTATAGCTATGCTGGCCAGCGTCAACACCCTTAGTTTGGACCACAATCTCGTCGACTTTGTGCCCGAAGGGATATTTTCGAATCTTCACAAACTGGCCAGACTGGACATGACGTCCAACAAGCTGAAGAAGATCCCGCCGGATCCTCTGTTCCTACGCATTCCCGTGTATGCGAAATTGAAAGGCTCGCCGCTGACCGCGCTGGTGCTCAGTTTCGGTGGGAATCCGTTGCATTGCAATTGTGAGCTGGTTTGGCTACGACGCCTCACGCGCGAGGACGATCTGGAGACGTGCGCGTCCCCGCGAGAGCTCGCAGGCAAATACTTCTGGACGATCCGCGAGGAGGAGTTCGTGTGCGAGCCGCCCATGATCACTCGGCACACGTCCAAGATGTTTGTGATGGAGGGTCAAGAGGTTAGTCTGCGATGCCGCTCTGTTGGAGACCCTGAGCCGACCGTCCACTGGGTCAGTCCGGACGGGAAGCTGATCGGCAACACCTCGCGCACCATATGTTACGATAACGGCTCTCTGGATATCTTGACGGCCACGGTGAAAGACTCCGGCGTGTTCACCTGCATAGCGTCCAATGCGGCCGGAGAGGCTACGGCTCCTGTGGAATTAGTCGTGAACCCTTCGCCGCATTACGACCCCAAACTGGAGCCTGAACCGGGACCCTCGGACATGCCGACTTCCATTAAGTCCAACAGTAGTGGTAGCGGAGGCCAGTCCCGAGCTGATCAGCGGGTCAGCGTCTCAGAAATAACCTCAAGCTCAGTGATGATCCGCTGGCCTCCTCAAAGCCACATCCCTGGAGTCCGCATGTACCAGATCCAGTACAACAGCTCCACCGATGACATCCTCATATACAGGTGAGTTTCATCTCAGAATCTAGAGATTACAACGTAGCTTTCTGGTTATCTGATATCTATGATTTGCACCAGTGTTATTGTAGTCAgggttattataattaattaaggggccgtttacacgacaccattttcaacaaaaaactgaaaaaaattgtatgtgttttggccattcatttacattacaatgacgttttgggggcctgaaaacgcaaacttttgaaaacgataccgctATCggctctgtgtaaactacaaaaatgtgaatttgcgCATGCGTGTTACTTGTTCGGTCTGTGGTGatatcgccaactactggcctggcagcagaatgcagcgtttttagtcgttttcagaTTCGTGTGGACGAGGATTGTTTcgacaacgttgtcgtctgtaccagtgttgggtgtaacaagcattataagtaactttagttacataatcagattactttttcaagtaactagtaaagtaatgcattactttttcaatttacgacaaaatatccaagttactttttcacatttattgactgacagctcccctgtccccatgttgagagaaataaagcgCAGAGATGTTGTGTGCGCTGtctgaacatgatggttattgtagttctagactaaatgtaaacatgcatttactcatctcacttgcataaaacattcagtattcctctaaatgaatgaaaacagtgaaatgcaatctcaaaattttacgcaaacctgtaataattcactatattaaattacacaaatatactgtgtatttaatctcactttatcaaccaatgtctttgctgctgaccttcaatgacctaattcaaccatactaataagcagaTTATTtctagatttagaaataagagtgttgaacttccttctcttgtatcctattcttctttaatccagaatgaaaggtttgtttgagttacaccctctactgtacaggcgtgaatgtgcatttccttcagcctgaggtttATTCATTTCCTTTtgatgtgaaagggcctttacacaaaaatagaactttttttgtcataaaggCAGGAGTATTGTTGTCATTGCTCCACGAACCTTTCCTACATTGCATAATTCCACCGAGCAGCATCAATACCAT from Ctenopharyngodon idella isolate HZGC_01 chromosome 18, HZGC01, whole genome shotgun sequence encodes:
- the si:cabz01090165.1 gene encoding leucine-rich repeat and fibronectin type III domain-containing protein 1-like protein; the encoded protein is MDGQKVFRMLGQPLRRSAPMERLLLLCLALFSMPSYAMLCPKRCTCQNLLPSYTVLCAKTGLLFVPPNIDRQTAELRLMDNFITTLRHRDFANMSSLIHLTLSRNTISQIQPYAFADLQDLHALHLDANRLTVLDDTHLQGLVNLRHLILANNQLHSISDGAFQDFLETLEDLDLSYNNLVDLPWDTIAMLASVNTLSLDHNLVDFVPEGIFSNLHKLARLDMTSNKLKKIPPDPLFLRIPVYAKLKGSPLTALVLSFGGNPLHCNCELVWLRRLTREDDLETCASPRELAGKYFWTIREEEFVCEPPMITRHTSKMFVMEGQEVSLRCRSVGDPEPTVHWVSPDGKLIGNTSRTICYDNGSLDILTATVKDSGVFTCIASNAAGEATAPVELVVNPSPHYDPKLEPEPGPSDMPTSIKSNSSGSGGQSRADQRVSVSEITSSSVMIRWPPQSHIPGVRMYQIQYNSSTDDILIYRMIPASHKLFLLSDLASSRDYELCVLAVYDDGITALTGTRLVGCVSFTTEREFRHCRSIHDQFLGGTMIIVIGGIIVASVLVFIFILLMKYKLHSQHYKQKAARVSNVCSQTNGGQQGAASGPPPRSSSSSGSSSKPSVPLGSDRQEGSHGLEGGYGALKGTTVVDLNPEYGKSVKEDDSISQ